The following coding sequences are from one Microtus pennsylvanicus isolate mMicPen1 chromosome 1, mMicPen1.hap1, whole genome shotgun sequence window:
- the Zscan25 gene encoding zinc finger and SCAN domain-containing protein 25 isoform X1 yields MLKERLEMAEDPQQQMGAPVVKLEKELPWGRGGEDSSPEAFRLRFRQFRYQEAAGPQEALRELQELCRRWLQPELHSKEQILELLVLEQFLTILPRELYTWIREHSPDSGKALVSMVEDLMESTPEAKAVPCHAQGEQLVTALGGGSWQSGIHLGPVEVKPEWGMLQGEGVQSLGPSTAEQLSQGPGDGTQAFQEQALPILHAGPGLPSVSTRDQEIAAGFLAATSQGLGPFKDMALAFPEEEWRHVAPAQIDCFGEYVESQDCGVLPGAGNKEKEAKPQQEDLKRAFVGLTSDGFGETAIQVPGPVGACEQEPGGSGASLPGLPAPQHGVPLPDTLNTHNSFWKPFQCPECGKGFSRSSNLVRHQRTHEEEKSFGCVECGKGFTLREYLTKHQRTHLGKRPYVCGECWKTFSQRHHLEVHQRSHTGEKPYKCADCWKGFSRRQHLLVHRRTHTGEKPYTCECGKSFSRNANLAVHRRAHTGEKPYGCQVCGKRFSKGERLVRHQRIHTGEKPYHCPACGRSFNQRSILNRHQKTQHRQEPPVQ; encoded by the exons ATGCTGAAAGAGCGCCTGGAGATGGCAGAAGATCCTCAGCAGCAGATGGGTGCTCCAGTGGTGaaactggagaaggagctgccaTGGGGCCGGGGAGGGGAGGACTCTAGTCCTGAGGCATTCCGGCTGAGGTTTCGGCAGTTCCGCTACCAAGAGGCTGCTGGTCCCCAGGAAGCCCTCAGGGAGCTCCAAGAGCTCTGTCGGCGGTGGctgcagccagagctgcacagcaaGGAGCAGATCCTGGAGctgctggtgctggagcagttCCTCACCATCCTGCCCCGAGAGCTCTACACCTGGATCCGAGAGCACAGCCCAGACAGCGGCAAGGCTTTGGTGTCCATGGTGGAGGACCTGATGGAGAGCACACCGGAGGCCAAGGCG GTTCCATGCCATGCCCAGGGAGAACAGCTGGTCACAGCCCTTGGTGGAGGATCTTGGCAATCAGGCATCCACTTGGGGCCAGTAGAAGTCAAGCCTGAGTGGGGGATGCTGCAGGGGGAAGGAGTTCAAAGCCTGGGCCCAAGCACTGCAGAACAGCTGAGCCAGGGCCCTGGAGATGGGACACAGGCCTTCCAGGAGCAAG CACTGCCCATTCTTCATGCGGGTCCAGGTCTtccctctgtgagcaccagagaCCAAGAAATTGCTGCAGGGTTCCTTGCAGCAACATCCCAG ggTCTGGGGCCTTTTAAAGACATGGCTCTGGCTTTTCCTGAAGAGGAATGGAGGCACGTGGCCCCAGCTCAGATTGACTGCTTCGGGGAATACGTGGAATCACAAGACTGTGGGGTCCTTCCAG gtgctgggaacaaggagaaggaGGCCAAACCCCAGCAGGAAGATCTGAAAAGAGCATTTGTTGGGTTGACTTCCGATGGATTTGGAGAAACCGCCATCCAGGTTCCTGGACCAGTGGGTGCCTGTGAGCAGGAGCCTGGGGGATCTGGAGCCAGTTTACCTGGGCTCCCTGCTCCTCAGCATGGGGTCCCCCTGCCAGACACCCTTAACACCCACAATTCTTTCTGGAAACCTTTCCAGTGCCCTGAGTGTGGAAAAGGGTTTAGTCGCAGCTCCAATCTTGTCAGACACCAGCGAACACATGAAGAGGAGAAGTCCTTTGGCTGTGTGGAGTGCGGGAAAGGTTTCACCCTGAGGGAGTACCTCACCAAACATCAGAGGACCCACCTGGGCAAGAGGCCCTATGTGTGCGGTGAGTGCTGGAAGACCTTCAGCCAGAGGCATCACCTGGAGGTGCACCAGCGCAGCCACACAGGGGAGAAACCCTATAAGTGTGCGGACTGCTGGAAGGGCTTCAGCCGGAGGCAGCACCTGCTGGTGCATCGCAGGACACACACTGGGGAGAAGCCCTACACCTGCGAGTGTGGCAAGAGCTTCAGCAGGAATGCCAACCTGGCGGTGCACCGGCGTGCACACACTGGGGAGAAGCCCTATGGCTGCCAGGTATGCGGCAAGCGCTTCAGCAAGGGGGAGCGGCTGGTGCGGCATCAGAGGATCCACACGGGTGAGAAGCCCTATCACTGCCCCGCCTGCGGCCGCAGCTTCAACCAGAGGTCCATCCTCAACAGGCACCAGAAGACCCAGCATCGCCAAGAGCCCCCTGTGCAGTGA
- the Zscan25 gene encoding zinc finger and SCAN domain-containing protein 25 isoform X2, which yields MLQGEGVQSLGPSTAEQLSQGPGDGTQAFQEQALPILHAGPGLPSVSTRDQEIAAGFLAATSQGLGPFKDMALAFPEEEWRHVAPAQIDCFGEYVESQDCGVLPGAGNKEKEAKPQQEDLKRAFVGLTSDGFGETAIQVPGPVGACEQEPGGSGASLPGLPAPQHGVPLPDTLNTHNSFWKPFQCPECGKGFSRSSNLVRHQRTHEEEKSFGCVECGKGFTLREYLTKHQRTHLGKRPYVCGECWKTFSQRHHLEVHQRSHTGEKPYKCADCWKGFSRRQHLLVHRRTHTGEKPYTCECGKSFSRNANLAVHRRAHTGEKPYGCQVCGKRFSKGERLVRHQRIHTGEKPYHCPACGRSFNQRSILNRHQKTQHRQEPPVQ from the exons ATGCTGCAGGGGGAAGGAGTTCAAAGCCTGGGCCCAAGCACTGCAGAACAGCTGAGCCAGGGCCCTGGAGATGGGACACAGGCCTTCCAGGAGCAAG CACTGCCCATTCTTCATGCGGGTCCAGGTCTtccctctgtgagcaccagagaCCAAGAAATTGCTGCAGGGTTCCTTGCAGCAACATCCCAG ggTCTGGGGCCTTTTAAAGACATGGCTCTGGCTTTTCCTGAAGAGGAATGGAGGCACGTGGCCCCAGCTCAGATTGACTGCTTCGGGGAATACGTGGAATCACAAGACTGTGGGGTCCTTCCAG gtgctgggaacaaggagaaggaGGCCAAACCCCAGCAGGAAGATCTGAAAAGAGCATTTGTTGGGTTGACTTCCGATGGATTTGGAGAAACCGCCATCCAGGTTCCTGGACCAGTGGGTGCCTGTGAGCAGGAGCCTGGGGGATCTGGAGCCAGTTTACCTGGGCTCCCTGCTCCTCAGCATGGGGTCCCCCTGCCAGACACCCTTAACACCCACAATTCTTTCTGGAAACCTTTCCAGTGCCCTGAGTGTGGAAAAGGGTTTAGTCGCAGCTCCAATCTTGTCAGACACCAGCGAACACATGAAGAGGAGAAGTCCTTTGGCTGTGTGGAGTGCGGGAAAGGTTTCACCCTGAGGGAGTACCTCACCAAACATCAGAGGACCCACCTGGGCAAGAGGCCCTATGTGTGCGGTGAGTGCTGGAAGACCTTCAGCCAGAGGCATCACCTGGAGGTGCACCAGCGCAGCCACACAGGGGAGAAACCCTATAAGTGTGCGGACTGCTGGAAGGGCTTCAGCCGGAGGCAGCACCTGCTGGTGCATCGCAGGACACACACTGGGGAGAAGCCCTACACCTGCGAGTGTGGCAAGAGCTTCAGCAGGAATGCCAACCTGGCGGTGCACCGGCGTGCACACACTGGGGAGAAGCCCTATGGCTGCCAGGTATGCGGCAAGCGCTTCAGCAAGGGGGAGCGGCTGGTGCGGCATCAGAGGATCCACACGGGTGAGAAGCCCTATCACTGCCCCGCCTGCGGCCGCAGCTTCAACCAGAGGTCCATCCTCAACAGGCACCAGAAGACCCAGCATCGCCAAGAGCCCCCTGTGCAGTGA